A window of Calditrichota bacterium genomic DNA:
GGGGGATGTTTACTTTCTCGATTCGCTGCCGGTTCGGATGCAGGGATTGGACTTTGTCGTCGTCGCCTTGGTGGCGATGCTCCTGACGCTTCTGGCGACGATCTACCCGGCACGGCGGGCCGCCAAACTCGATCCGGTCGAAGCGATTCGGTATGAGTAGCAGACTCTGATGGCACTGCTGCTCGAGGTGCGAAACCTCACGGTCCGGTATGGTGGAGTCACGGCAGTCAATGGCATCGACCTGGATGTTGGAGCCGGTGAAGCAGTAGCCCTCATCGGATCGAATGGCGCCGGCAAGTCATCAACACTAATGGCATTAAGCGGCATAGCCCCGGCGATAGGGTCGATTCGGTTCGATGGCGAGGAGATTGGCAGCCTTTCGCCAGTCGAACGAGTCCGTCGTGGTATCGTTCAGGTCCCGGAAGGTCGGCGAATATTCCCGCGCCTTACGGTCGACGAGAATATCCTTATGGGAGGATACGTTGGAGGTAATAAGCCGATTACGTATCGGGAGGAAAGGAAAGATGCAATAACGAGGAGCGAAGATACGGCGCCTCACCCCGGACTGCAAACTTCACTCCGCAGAGAGAGATATTCCGACAGATTTGAGGAGGTGCTCAACCTGTTCCCTATCCTGAAGGAGAGACTGCGACAAATGGGGGGAACGTTGTCGGGCGGGGAGCAACAAATGCTGGCTATTGCGCGCGGCCTTATGGCCGAGCCGAGGCTTATGTTGCTCGATGAACCGTCACTGGGGCTGGCGCCACTGCTTGTGCAGCGGATTTACGAGACAATTGAGCGGCTCGTGGCGACGGGGCGCTCAATCTTGTTGGTTGAGCAAAACGCCCGGGCGGCTCTTCGAGTGTCGCACCGCGCTTACTGCCTGGAAACCGGGATCATTACGCTAAGCGGGCGAGCGGTGGACCTGACGGGCGATCGGCGGGTGCAGGAAGCATATTTAGGAGTAGCGGGAGCGTAAGAGATTGAATGTCCGCTTGAAATTTATAGACTCTCATTAGTGATCTAAGCCTGAACGATGTGAAGGGTCTCGTTTCTGCTCTAAAGCGAGATGCTTCACTGCGTCAGCATGACATCAATCCAGTTATGCGCATCTTATATTAATCGGGGCATCAAATAGTAGCATCAGTAGGACGGACATTCTTGTCCGTCCAAAGGGCAGGCATTCCTGCCTGCCCTACTGGATAATACCACAATTATCTGCACCCATTAATAATGACGTTGTGAATAGATACGCATGAACAGAACTACAGCCTCCCTGCTATCCACTCCGCAAGCGGTCCGAAGAAAACGCCTAAGACTATCGTTGGCACCACAGTCGCAAGTCCCAATGACACCGTCAACCAGCGATTTTGAGACGATTCAACTTCTGATTCCCACTCTATGGCTTCGGGTTCATCAAGATACATTTCCCGGATTACCCTAATATAGTAGAATAGCGAGACGACTGTGTTGGCGATAGCGATTATCGCAAGGGCGATTAACTCCCCCTTCACCAGCGCCGCCAGAAGATAAAACTTCCCGATAAATCCTGCCAGTGGCGGCAAGCCGGTCAGACTGAAGAGAAAGACGGCCATAAGCAGCGCCGGTACCGGATGCGACTTACCCAACCCCCTGAACCGACTTATATGATCGGATGCTTCTCCGTCATTCTGCATTCTAAATTCTAAATTCTTAATTCGTTCTACCCGGTCCACAACAAAGAATGCTCCCAAATTCATAAACATATAGACGGCAAGGTAGAACATGACGCTCGCGACGGCAAGGTCACGGACTTCGCCTGTGGGAAATGCCGCGACCGCGCAGAATCCCATCAGCATATAGCCGGCATGCGCAATCGATGAATAAGCCAGCAGCCTTTTCAGTGAAGTCTGCCAGATGGCCCCCAGATTGCCATAGGTCATCGTAACCGCCGAAACGGCGGTGAAAAAACCAACTGCAGAAAGACCAAGGAACGGCGATGCATTGGTGTAAAGCGGCAATAATCTGAACAGCGCGGCAAAACCTGCCGCCTTGGGCGCGACCGAAAAGAACGCTGTTATCGGCGTCGGCGAGCCTTCATAAACGTCCGGACACCAGAAGTGGAGCGGCACCAACGCCATCTTATAGCCAATCCCTGCCAGCACCAGTATCAGCCCGATGACCGTCGCGGCGCCTGCCCCAGAGCCTTGAGCCATAAGCCTTGAGCCCATTTCGGGCAGACTGGTCGTCGCGGTCAGCCCGTAGAGCAGCGAGAAGCCGTAGAGCATCAAGCCCGAAGACATCGCTCCGAACAGGACATATTTGAGTGCCGCTTCCGCTGACTTGGGCTCCTTACGACCGTAGCCGGCAAGGATATAGGACGGAATCGAGACCAGTTCGAATCCGACGAAGAGCGTTACGATGTCGTTTGAACCGGCCAGCAGGAACATCCCCAAGACGCTCGACAAGACGAGCACATAAGGCTCGCCTTCATCCCGGAAGCGGAAGGCGAGCATTGCGATGCTGATCAACGTCGCGGCGATGAAGAGCAAGCGGAAATAGAGCGCCGCGCCGTCCTGGACGACCGCGCCGAAGAGGTAGCCGCCGACCTTCTCTTCGCCGGCGAGGGCGGCACCCGCAATGGCGACTAACAGCACCGCGCTGATCCCGGCTGCGATGTGACCTTGCCGCTCCTTGACAATAAGATCGACGATCAGCAGCCCGAGAATTCCCCCGGCCAGGATCAGTTCGGGGAGGAAGGGGAGGAGGTTGATGGTCATGGAAAATGGAAGATGGAAAATGGAACGATGCTAACGGGTGGTCTTAAGCGTCTTCATAAAACCGCCGATCATTGCTCCAAGTCCAAAGCATTCCTCGATTAATTGGTCGCAGGTTTTGCTGTCTGCAAGTTCAAGTTCTCTTACAAATCTGATTTGGGTGCGCAGTTCCCCGGCAGAGCCTTTGGCGATGGAAAGAAACTGGCGGAATTCATTGGTGATGCGTCGTTCGTATCCCTCGGCGACATTGGATGGAATCGACAAGGCAGCCCGGCGCATTTGCGACCTTGTTGCAGAATCGATGCGTTTGTCCTGAGACAGCCTATAAGCCGCCTTGGCAAGTGCAAACGCTCGTTTCCATAT
This region includes:
- a CDS encoding NADH-quinone oxidoreductase subunit N, which gives rise to MTINLLPFLPELILAGGILGLLIVDLIVKERQGHIAAGISAVLLVAIAGAALAGEEKVGGYLFGAVVQDGAALYFRLLFIAATLISIAMLAFRFRDEGEPYVLVLSSVLGMFLLAGSNDIVTLFVGFELVSIPSYILAGYGRKEPKSAEAALKYVLFGAMSSGLMLYGFSLLYGLTATTSLPEMGSRLMAQGSGAGAATVIGLILVLAGIGYKMALVPLHFWCPDVYEGSPTPITAFFSVAPKAAGFAALFRLLPLYTNASPFLGLSAVGFFTAVSAVTMTYGNLGAIWQTSLKRLLAYSSIAHAGYMLMGFCAVAAFPTGEVRDLAVASVMFYLAVYMFMNLGAFFVVDRVERIKNLEFRMQNDGEASDHISRFRGLGKSHPVPALLMAVFLFSLTGLPPLAGFIGKFYLLAALVKGELIALAIIAIANTVVSLFYYIRVIREMYLDEPEAIEWESEVESSQNRWLTVSLGLATVVPTIVLGVFFGPLAEWIAGRL
- a CDS encoding ABC transporter ATP-binding protein; amino-acid sequence: MLLEVRNLTVRYGGVTAVNGIDLDVGAGEAVALIGSNGAGKSSTLMALSGIAPAIGSIRFDGEEIGSLSPVERVRRGIVQVPEGRRIFPRLTVDENILMGGYVGGNKPITYREERKDAITRSEDTAPHPGLQTSLRRERYSDRFEEVLNLFPILKERLRQMGGTLSGGEQQMLAIARGLMAEPRLMLLDEPSLGLAPLLVQRIYETIERLVATGRSILLVEQNARAALRVSHRAYCLETGIITLSGRAVDLTGDRRVQEAYLGVAGA
- a CDS encoding four helix bundle protein encodes the protein MTIFQLHPTFPNMENGRWKMEQNVNDPMEMGGYKPFEEFDIWKRAFALAKAAYRLSQDKRIDSATRSQMRRAALSIPSNVAEGYERRITNEFRQFLSIAKGSAGELRTQIRFVRELELADSKTCDQLIEECFGLGAMIGGFMKTLKTTR